A stretch of DNA from Noviherbaspirillum sedimenti:
GCGCGCATCGAATTGCGCAAACTTGACCTCCTGTGCGAGGAGCAGCACGACGCCTTGCAGGAGTTGCGCGACCATTTCGTCGATACCGCGCACGACGGCGAAAACAGTCGCGCCAAGGACCTGCTGCTGGTGCGCATCAACGACGTCATGGAACATGTGACGCGGGTTCTGAACCACGCGCGGCGGCTGGAAGCGTCGATCGAGTCGGCAGTGCAGATCCATTTTTCGGCCATGGCGCATCGCACCAGCGAAATCATGCGCACCCTGACGGTACTGACTGCGCTGTTCATGCCCTTAACCCTGATCACCGGGATTTTCGGCATGAACTTCATCGACATGCCGCTGCTGGAAAATCATGATGGCTTCTGGATCGTGATGGGCACGATGGGTGTGACCGTGGCGCTCGCCCTGCTGATCTTCCGGCGCAAGCGCTTTCTGGAAGACCGCAACGCCGATAACTGAGACGCTTGCAGGCATGCGCTGCGAAAAAACGCCCGGGATTGCCGGGCGTTTTTGCTTTATCAAACAGTCATTTGTTGGGTTGCGGCGTCAGTCGCAGATAGGGGCGCGGCGCAGTGTACCCTTTCGGATACTTCTGCTTGATCACTTCCTCGTCCTGCACCGTCAGCGGGATGATCACATCGTCGCCATCGCGCCAATTGCCAGGCGTAGCCACCGTATATTTGTCGGTCAACTGCAGCGCATCGATCACGCGCAACACTTCATCGAAATTGCGGCCGGTGCTCATCGGGTAAGTGATGGTCAGGCGCACCTTCTTTTGCGGATCGATCACGAACAGCGAGCGCACCGTCGCAGTTTCCGACTGGTTCGGGTGGATCATGTCATACAGCGCGGAGACCTTCCTGTCAGCGTCGGCAATAATGGGAAAGCCGACCACGGTCTGCTGGGTTTCCTCGATATCCTTGATCCAGTCCTTGTGCTTGTCGGCCGGATCGACCGACAGGGCGATTGCCGTGACATTGCGCTTGTCGAATTCGCCCTTGAGCTTGGCAGTCAGGCCCAGTTCGGTGGTGCACACCGGCGTGAAATCGGCCGGGTGGGAAAACAGCACCACCCACGAATCGCCAGCCCACTCGTAAAATTTGATTTTGCCGATAGAAGAATCCTGCTCGAAATCAGGTGCGGTATCGCCCAGATGCAAACTCATGTCATGCTCCTTATGCGGTTAATTGTGCAGGAACAATATAACGAGACTACACCCGCCAGCCAACGACTTTTATCAACATTACAAATAACATTTTGCTATATCGGGTTGACGCGCTCCAACGACTGTAGAAAACGTTCCGCATTCTGGAAACCGATCACGCGGCCGCCCGGAATTTCACGTCCTTGTTTGTCGAAAAACACAATGCCAGGCGGACCGAACAGTTTGAATCGTTTGAGCAGCGCCTTGTCATCCTCGTTATTGGCCGTCACATCCGCCTGCAGCAGCACCATCTGCCCCATCTGCGCCTGGATGCGAGGATCGGTGAAAGTGAATTTCTCCATTTCCTTGCAGGAGACGCACCAGTCGGCGTAAAAATCAAACAAGACGGTCTTGCCCCGCGCCTGCGCCACTGCCGTTTCCAGTTCGGCGAGTGACTTCACCCGCATGAATTCGACATGACGGACTTCATTGCCGCGCAGCTTGGCCAACGGCGCCAACGGATCGCTCGCACCCGTCGCCACGCCTGTCAGCTGCAGCGCCCCCACAAGCGCGAACGCCAGGCCGCATGCCTTGGCCAGCCAGCCGGCGCGCCTGCTCCATAGCAGGAATGCGCCATAAGCGCCCGCCAGCAAAGCCCAGCCGAGCATTTGCAGATTCCCCGGCAACAAGGGCGATACCATCCACAAGGCCATCGCCAGCATCAGCACACCAAAGAAGCGTTTGACTTCCGCCATCCAGGCGCCGGCACGCGGCAACAGGGTACCGGCTGAAATCCCCACCAACAGCAAGGGAATGCTCATGCCCGCCGCCATCGCGAACAGCGCGCCGCCGCCCACCAGCACATCGCGCGTCTGACTGATGTAAATCAGCGCACCCGCCAGCGGCGCCGCCACGCAGGGGCCAACGATCAATGCCGACAGTGCGCCCATGGCGAAAACGCCCAGCAGCTTGCCGTGCGCCTGCTTTTCCGAAGCCTGCAACAGCCGGGTCTGGATGAAGGCTGGCATCTGCATTTGATAGACATCGAACATGGCCAGCGCAAATGCCAGCATCAGCACGGCAAATCCGATCAGGATCGGCGGCTTCTGCAGTGCTGCTGCCAGCCCTTCGCCGATCAGCCCGGCGGCGACACCCAGCGCGGTATAAACCAGTGCCATGCCGAGTGAATACGCCAACGACAATATGAAGGCACGCTTGCGGCCGGCCTGCGCACCCTCGCCGACGATGATCGAGGACAGGATCGGCACCATCGGCAGAACGCATGGCGTAAACGCCAGACCCAGCCCGAGGATCAGGAATAAGGGCACGATTGCCAGCAGGCTGCCGCTCTTGAGCGCCGCTTCGATACGCCCCATTTCCGACACCGGCACATTCACGCCGGCCGATGTCCCGGATGACGGCACGGCGCGCACATCCAGTTCCGCGAGCGACGCCATTGGCGCATAGCACAAGCCCTTGTCGGCGCAGCCCTGGCTCGCCAC
This window harbors:
- a CDS encoding peroxiredoxin; the encoded protein is MSLHLGDTAPDFEQDSSIGKIKFYEWAGDSWVVLFSHPADFTPVCTTELGLTAKLKGEFDKRNVTAIALSVDPADKHKDWIKDIEETQQTVVGFPIIADADRKVSALYDMIHPNQSETATVRSLFVIDPQKKVRLTITYPMSTGRNFDEVLRVIDALQLTDKYTVATPGNWRDGDDVIIPLTVQDEEVIKQKYPKGYTAPRPYLRLTPQPNK
- the dsbD gene encoding protein-disulfide reductase DsbD, yielding MSERFTALFALMLRTFFLAVLTLATAGAHAEDEYLPPEQAFKFSASMKDAGTIAVRFDIADGYYMYRERFGFTAEGASLGTPQLPSGKVKFDETFQKDVETYRKAVTVLLPVEAGGIFKLNVASQGCADKGLCYAPMASLAELDVRAVPSSGTSAGVNVPVSEMGRIEAALKSGSLLAIVPLFLILGLGLAFTPCVLPMVPILSSIIVGEGAQAGRKRAFILSLAYSLGMALVYTALGVAAGLIGEGLAAALQKPPILIGFAVLMLAFALAMFDVYQMQMPAFIQTRLLQASEKQAHGKLLGVFAMGALSALIVGPCVAAPLAGALIYISQTRDVLVGGGALFAMAAGMSIPLLLVGISAGTLLPRAGAWMAEVKRFFGVLMLAMALWMVSPLLPGNLQMLGWALLAGAYGAFLLWSRRAGWLAKACGLAFALVGALQLTGVATGASDPLAPLAKLRGNEVRHVEFMRVKSLAELETAVAQARGKTVLFDFYADWCVSCKEMEKFTFTDPRIQAQMGQMVLLQADVTANNEDDKALLKRFKLFGPPGIVFFDKQGREIPGGRVIGFQNAERFLQSLERVNPI